One window from the genome of Cucumis melo cultivar AY chromosome 12, USDA_Cmelo_AY_1.0, whole genome shotgun sequence encodes:
- the LOC127144157 gene encoding uncharacterized protein LOC127144157: protein MVEKNGGKEAKEDEEKRSSNSVQHVLKIVENKDVSWFLTLVKDQSTQYPLVAHSVNTILDVSVGSSCSSSIVEVDLGDELVIFRDVDITNSKDGLTFKEKDLFCSKEILLKSFRFIAVKSNFEFKTLRSNSRSIELRCNEDGCLWFVRASRYKRSELWMIRKDVSDHSCSMIVHSSHKQASSEFVSHCMIDYLRYSYSHSTPKDIIHHMRMNYGVSVSYYKAWRAKESVMKLLKGDVDDSYALIPKFFSKLKEINPAGSFTAYEIDPNGHLKYCFMAIASSIEDWRYWRPNIAVDGTFLKCKYGETLLTAATMDGNSKIFPLAFIIVDSENDASWKCLNSKLKIDRDLPVASLLEAIREFLQRWFYERRKAVSCLKSVLSSWAEGLIRKLVDESRSFIVNPVSEVEFQVVDEGKNFLVKLNCNSCSCLFWDLEKIPCVHALIVIRSLNLNPYAFVSHYYYATVLFATYGGLVRPIGNHTDWSVVEVNDNILPPVFRRPAGRPRKRRIPSIGEVSKSSKCSRCKRAGHNIRTCRFEPI, encoded by the exons atgGTGGAAAAGAACGGTGGAAAAGAGGCAAAAGAAGatgaggagaagagaa GTAGTAATAGTGTTCAACATGTTCTAAAGATTGTTGAAAATAAAGATGTGAGTTGGTTCTTGACATTGGTTAAGGATCAATCTACCCAATATCCTTTAGTTGCTCATTCTGTAAATACGATTTTGGATGTTTCAGTTggttcttcttgttcttcttccaTAGTTGAGGTTGATTTGGGAGATGAATTAGTAATTTTTAGAGATGTTGATATTACTAATAGTAAGGATGGGTTGACTTTTAAGGAGAAGGATTTGTTTTGTAGTAAAGAAATTTTGCTGAAGTCATTTCGCTTTATAGCTGTCAAgagtaattttgaatttaagacATTGAGATCTAATTCAAGATCAATTGAGTTGAGATGTAATGAAGATGGTTGTCTTTGGTTTGTTAGAGCGTCGCGTTATAAAAGAAGTGAATTATGGATGATTCGAAAAGACGTTAGTGATCATAGTTGCTCAATGATTGTTCATTCTTCTCATAAGCAAGCATCTTCAGAATTTGTTAGTCATTGTATGATTGATTATTTGAGGTATAGTTATTCTCATTCAACACCAAAAGATATCATCCATCATATGCGTATGAATTATGGAGTTTCTGTTAGTTATTATAAGGCTTGGAGAGCAAAAGAATCTGTTATGAAGTTGTTGAAAGGAGATGTCGATGATTCTTATGCTTTGATTCCAAAGTTCTTCTCAAAGCTAAAAGAAATAAATCCAG CTG GTTCATTTACTGCATACGAAATAGATCCAAATGGCCATTTGAAATATTGTTTTATGGCTATTGCATCATCAATTGAAGATTGGAGATATTGGAGACCAAATATAGccgttgatgggacatttttaaaGTGTAAGTATGGTGAAACATTGTTAACTGCTGCAACTATGGATGGTAATAGTAAAATTTTCCCTCTTGCATTTATTATAGTAGATTCGGAGAATGATGCTTCTTGGAAATG CTTGAATTCTAAGTTGAAGATTGATAGAGACTTACCGGTTGCATCCTTGCTTGAGGCCATTAGAGAGTTTCTTCAACGGTGGTTTTATGAGAGAAGAAAAGCAGTCTCATGTTTAAAGAGTGTTTTGAGTTCTTGGGCTGAAGGACTAATAAGAAAGCTAGTTGATGAATCAAGAAGCTTCATT GTGAATCCTGTGAGTGaagttgaatttcaagtagttgATGAAGGCAAGAATTTTTTAGTAAAGTTGAATTGTAATAGCTGCAGTTGCCTTTTTTGGGATCTAGAAAAAATTCCATGTGTTCATGCTCTTATTGTCATTCGTAGTCTTAATTTGAATCCTTATGCATTCGTTTCACATTATTACTATGCTACTGTATTGTTTGCAACTTATGGTGGTTTAGTTCGTCCGATTGGTAACCATACTGATTGGAGTGTTGTAGAGGTGAACGACAATATATTGCCTCCAGTATTTAGACGTCCAGCAGGAAGGCCTCGAAAAAGAAGGATTCCTTCTATTGGTGAAGTTTCAAAGAGCTCAAAATGTAGTCGTTGTAAGAGAGCCGGTCATAATATTAGAACTTGTAGATTTGAACCTATTTGA
- the LOC103502202 gene encoding tRNA (guanine(9)-N1)-methyltransferase isoform X1 — MEDVEGGHSPKIDPPCSPSACNPPEPSLSKNARKKLLKQQRYEAKKADKKLQAKEQKKKDIERKRKEWEEKLACVTEEERAKLIESRRNLRKERMGKRSEDREKKIVRLNTAKDCGQNIVIDLEFSHLMTPSEIHSLVQQIMYCYAVNGRCPSPCHLWLTGCNGEMGSQLQRLPGFDKWIIEKERRSYIDALQEQKENLVYLTADSETVLDDLDLKKIYIVGGLVDRNRWKGITLKKAQEQEIQTARLPIGSYLKMSSSQVLTVNQVIEILLKYLETRDWKDSFFQVVPQRKRCGADSNSDHPVDGEENGDGDNKQETKKTKCDEVSIFQ, encoded by the exons ATGGAGGATGTAGAAGGGGGCCACAGCCCTAAAATTGATCCTCCATGTTCCCCTTCCGCCTGCAATCCTCCTGAACCTTCCCTCTCCAAGAATGCCAGGAAGAAGCTTCTGAAGCAACAACGATACGAAGCGAAGAAAGCGGACAAGAAACTTCAGGCTAAAGagcagaagaagaaagacatcgAGCGCAAACGGAAGGAATGGGAAGAGAAACTGGCCTGTGTTACAGAGGAGGAGAGAGCCAAACTGATCGAATCTCGGAGAAATCTGAGGAAGGAGAGGATGGGGAAGAGGTCGGAGGATAGGGAGAAGAAAATTGTGAGACTCAACACCGCCAAAGATTGTGGCCAAAATATTGTCATCGACCTTGAATTTTCTCACCTCATGACCCCTTCGGAGATTCACAGTCTTGTTCAGCAg ATAATGTATTGTTATGCAGTGAATGGAAGATGCCCTTCTCCTTGTCATCTCTGGTTGACTGGGTGTAATGGAGAAATGGGAAGCCAACTGCAAAGGCTTCCAGGATTTGATAAATGGATCATTGAGAAGGAACGTAGATCATACATAGATGCTTTGCAAGAGCAGAAGGAAAATCTGGTATATCTCACAGCAGACTCAGAAACTGTGCTTGATGACCTTGATCTAAAGAAAATTTATATAGTTGGTGGGTTAGTCGATCGTAACAGATGGAAAGGGATTACCTTGAAGAAAGCACAAGAACAGGAAATTCAAACAGCAAGACTTCCAATAGGAAGTTACTTGAAGATGTCTAGCTCTCAG GTCCTTACTGTGAACCAAGTCATAGAGATTCTACTCAAGTACTTGGAAACAAGAGATTGGAAGGATTCTTTCTTTCAGGTTGTTCCTCAAAGAAAAAGATGTGGAGCTGATTCAAACAGTGACCATCCAGTAGATGGGGAAGAAAATGGAGATGGAGACAACAAGCAGGAGACGAAGAAGACCAAGTGTGATGAAGTAAGTATCTTCCAGTGA
- the LOC103502202 gene encoding tRNA (guanine(9)-N1)-methyltransferase isoform X2, producing MEDVEGGHSPKIDPPCSPSACNPPEPSLSKNARKKLLKQQRYEAKKADKKLQAKEQKKKDIERKRKEWEEKLACVTEEERAKLIESRRNLRKERMGKRSEDREKKIVRLNTAKDCGQNIVIDLEFSHLMTPSEIHSLVQQIMYCYAVNGRCPSPCHLWLTGCNGEMGSQLQRLPGFDKWIIEKERRSYIDALQEQKENLVYLTADSETVLDDLDLKKIYIVGGLVDRNRWKGITLKKAQEQEIQTARLPIGSYLKMSSSQSFPGPYCEPSHRDSTQVLGNKRLEGFFLSGCSSKKKMWS from the exons ATGGAGGATGTAGAAGGGGGCCACAGCCCTAAAATTGATCCTCCATGTTCCCCTTCCGCCTGCAATCCTCCTGAACCTTCCCTCTCCAAGAATGCCAGGAAGAAGCTTCTGAAGCAACAACGATACGAAGCGAAGAAAGCGGACAAGAAACTTCAGGCTAAAGagcagaagaagaaagacatcgAGCGCAAACGGAAGGAATGGGAAGAGAAACTGGCCTGTGTTACAGAGGAGGAGAGAGCCAAACTGATCGAATCTCGGAGAAATCTGAGGAAGGAGAGGATGGGGAAGAGGTCGGAGGATAGGGAGAAGAAAATTGTGAGACTCAACACCGCCAAAGATTGTGGCCAAAATATTGTCATCGACCTTGAATTTTCTCACCTCATGACCCCTTCGGAGATTCACAGTCTTGTTCAGCAg ATAATGTATTGTTATGCAGTGAATGGAAGATGCCCTTCTCCTTGTCATCTCTGGTTGACTGGGTGTAATGGAGAAATGGGAAGCCAACTGCAAAGGCTTCCAGGATTTGATAAATGGATCATTGAGAAGGAACGTAGATCATACATAGATGCTTTGCAAGAGCAGAAGGAAAATCTGGTATATCTCACAGCAGACTCAGAAACTGTGCTTGATGACCTTGATCTAAAGAAAATTTATATAGTTGGTGGGTTAGTCGATCGTAACAGATGGAAAGGGATTACCTTGAAGAAAGCACAAGAACAGGAAATTCAAACAGCAAGACTTCCAATAGGAAGTTACTTGAAGATGTCTAGCTCTCAG TCATTTCCAGGTCCTTACTGTGAACCAAGTCATAGAGATTCTACTCAAGTACTTGGAAACAAGAGATTGGAAGGATTCTTTCTTTCAGGTTGTTCCTCAAAGAAAAAGATGTGGAGCTGA